From Pongo pygmaeus isolate AG05252 chromosome 2, NHGRI_mPonPyg2-v2.0_pri, whole genome shotgun sequence, a single genomic window includes:
- the GPR160 gene encoding probable G-protein coupled receptor 160 produces MTALSSENCSFQYQLRQTNQPLDVNCLLFLIIVGKILLNILTLGMRRKNTCQNFMEYFCISLAFVDLLLLVNISIILYFRDFVLLSIRFTKYHICLFTQIISFTYGFLHYPVFLTACIDYCLNFSKTTKLPFKCQKLFYFFTVILIWISVLAYVLGDPAIYQSLKAQNAYSRHCPFYVSIQSYWLSFFMVMILFVAFITCWEEVTTLVQAIRITSYMNETILYFPFSSHSSYTVKSKKIFLSKLIVCFLSTWLPFILLQAIIVLLKVQIPAYIEMNIPWLYFVNSFLVATLYWFHCHKLNLRDVGLPLDPFVNWKCCFIPLTIPNLEQTEKPISIMIC; encoded by the coding sequence ATGACTGCTCTCTCTTCAGAGAACTGCTCTTTTCAGTACCAGTTACGTCAAACAAACCAGCCCCTAGACGTTAACTGTCTGCTATTCTTGATCATAGTtgggaaaatattattaaatatcctTACACtaggaatgagaagaaaaaacacCTGTCAAAATTTTAtggaatatttttgcatttcacTAGCATTCGTTGATCTTTTACTTTTGGTAAACATTTCCATTATATTGTATTTCAGGGATTTTGTACTTTTAAGCATTAGGTTTACTAAATACCACATCTGCCTATTTACTCAAATTATTTCCTTTACTTATGGCTTTTTGCATTATCCAGTTTTCCTGACAGCTTGTATAGATTATTGCCTGAATTTCTCTAAAACAACCAAGCTTCCATTTAAgtgtcaaaaattattttatttctttacagtaattttaatttggatttcagTCCTTGCTTATGTTTTGGGAGACCCAGCCATCTACCAAAGCCTGAAGGCACAGAATGCTTATTCTCGTCACTGTCCTTTCTATGTCAGCATTCAGAGTTACTGGCTGTCATTTTTCATGGTGATGATTTTATTTGTAGCTTTCATAACCTGTTGGGAAGAAGTTACTACTTTGGTACAGGCTATCAGGATAACTTCCTATATGAATGAAACTatcttatattttcctttttcatcccACTCCAGTTATactgtgaaatctaaaaaaatatTCCTATCCAAGCTCATCGTCTGTTTTCTCAGTACCTGGTTACCATTTATACTACTTCAGGCAATCATTGTTTTACTTAAAGTTCAGATTCCAGCATATATTGAGATGAATATTCCCTGGTTATACTTTGTCAATAGTTTTCTCGTTGCTACATTGTATTGGTTTCATTGTCACAAGCTTAATTTAAGAGACGTTGGATTACCTTTGGATCCATTTGTCAACTGGAAGTGCTGCTtcattccacttacaattcctAATCTTGAGCAAACTGAAAAGCCTATATCAATAATGATttgttaa